In the Pan paniscus chromosome 19, NHGRI_mPanPan1-v2.0_pri, whole genome shotgun sequence genome, CTCTGTACACCCATTTTTGTCCTGACACTGGCCCAGACAGGAAGGCAGATGATGTTCCGCTTAGGACACACCCCATGATCATTTCTCAGTTCAAGGGTTGTGGTTAAGAGATCAGTATTACTACAGAAAGAtctgggggccaggtgcagtgcctcacgcctgtaatcccagcactttgggaggccgaggcaggtggatcacttgaggccaggagttcaagaccagcctggccaacatggtgaaaactcgtctctactaaaaatacaaaaattagccaggtgtggtggtacacgcctgtaataccggctacttgggaggctgacgggggagaatcacttcaactggggaagcagaggctgcagtgagcagggattgcatcactgcactccagcctgggcgtcagagaccctgtctcaaaacaaaagaaaaaaagatctggaAGAAAATCCCCACTCAAATCAAGTTGGAGCTGTCCACGAGACCCAGGGAAACCCAGGTGAAAGAGAAATGTGCGTCCACCAACCAGTGAATTTTCAATTAGTTAATTTCATACGCTACAGCAGAGGCGTGGACCCTGCCCTCTCCACACTTGAAGAGATAAGCCCCTGGGATCCAAGTCCCAGCAAGGTTGGTGCCACCCATCTTGGTGAAAGATGCTGTTGTTCCTGTGGAAACCATCACCAGAGGTAGGAAGGGCTTTGAGCCCAAAAGGAAACAAGAGGGCGTGAATCCAGGCCATCCTCAGGGGAGGGCGGGAGCCCATCCCAGGCAGAGAGGCCTAAGCCTCAGTGTGGGCCAAGGCTCAAAGGTGCTGGCACAGGCTTCCCAGGGAGAACAGAAACTCAGCAGTGAAAGCCGCAGAGGGGAAGAAGCAGGCTGATGTCAACAGCGTGGGGCTCTGTCCCTCACCCCAAGGAGAGGGAGTGTGCCAGATCCCAGGCCACCAAGCGGggccagctccagcctgggcgatcgTCCCAGCGGCTGAGAGGGAAGCTTTAAGCAGGCCAGTGGGTAGGAGAGGAGGGAGCATGCGGCAGGTGGGGCAGCCACACAAAGGAGAGTTCCCAGAAGGCCAAGGTGTGGTCACCCTCCACGCCTCCCGACTTCCTCCTGGAGTGGCTGGGCAGCATGCAGGGCAGCGTCCAGTAGGCGGCAGTGGCAGGAAGGGAGCGGGCGGCCCTCGCAGGCCCCTCAGTTGGCGGGGCTGCATTGCAGAATCTGCTGTGGGGCAAAGAGCTTCCTGGCAGCCACGGCTTCCCCTGGCTTTCCTGGCACTGGGCAGTTCTCTTTGTTGTCCGGCCCGGCAGGCTGGCCCGAGGCCTTCTTGAAGTAGCAGAGCCGACACACGGAGTGGTACTTGTCTGCTCCCCCAATCACCTCGACCTGGCCGCAGGGACAGGGGATGGGTGAAGGGCCAGGACAGGAAGGAGGCAGAGCCATACCCCCACCCCGCCGGCCCGCAGGGAAGGCAGGTGGAGCTACCTCCTTCTCTGTGCCGAGCCTCTTGGTGTAGGCGGCTTCCCGGAAGCACTCCATGCACACCGCCGTCAGCTTCACCACGCTCTCGGCCAGCGGCACCAGGTTCAGGATGGCCCCAAATGGCTGCGCTCCCATGGAGAGACAGAGGGCGCTCAGCCACCTTACCAGgtgggtttttcttttaaacCCTCTGATTCACAAGCACTGAAGCCAGGAGAGTTTGCTCTGACCTTAgtccttcccccaacccccagagcaccatgcccggctctgtCCCTTTGCCAATTCAAAGCACCTGCCACAACAGATGGCACGCAGTCTGCACAGACCATGGAGTCCCTCGGCTCAGCCAAGGCCTGAGCAGCTCGGCCATACCCCTGTGGTGGCTGAGCCCTGGTCACCCAGAGCTGGTGTCTCTGTGCCCATCCAGAAGCCTCTTGCCCTCCTTGATCCCAGCTCCAGACCTGGATCAGACGCCTTACCTTCCTCTGGAAGGTCCCATCCAGTGCAGCCACAATTACGGTCTTCCCGGCGTTGGCCATGGCCTCGCAGAACTCCACGATGTCAGGGAACTGGAAAGGGCACGTGGAGAAAGAGTGTGAGAGCTTCCACCCCAGCAGCAGCTCCCTGGAGCCCCAGCGAAGACGCGGTCAGATCTGACAACTCCGGCCATTTGGCCCGGAGTAACTCTTAATTCTCCCACGAGGCTACCCAGGCCGGGGGACTGTGTCCACCTGCACGCCCCCCAGCAGACGACAGGTACATCCACAACTGCGCAGCCCCTTCCCCCTGCAGCCAGCTTCCCTCCAAGTCCAGGTACCCAGGACTCAGCACCGGACTTCCACACCAGCTGTGCTGTTTAACACTGCAGTGGCCAAAGGCCTGCTGCCTTGGGCTCGGACACCACTCTTCGTTGGACCCattatctgtgtgaccttggcaatgAATTAACGtctctgaacctgtttccttttccttaaGAGCAAGGAAGGTCCTGTTGTTTAAGGATGGAAGGCCCTAAGTTATATACATGCTCTTCGGTGAATAGGTGGGCGCTTTGTGCTCTTGCCTCCCCCGTTTTAAACAGGTAATGTGCCTTGAGAAGGGGCGGGGGTCCTACTGGCTATTTACAGAGCAGGATGACACAGCACAGCCTTCTAAATTCAGGGCCTGCACAGAGCACATTTACTGTGTAAATCAAACTTCACTTTGGCCCAGGGAGAAGCTGAAACTCTGGCAAGTGCTCTGGTGATTCTCATCAATCAATCATATCACTCTTAGCTGGTTGAGTTCGTATGTCCAGACTGGCCTTTGGGTTGGGTGAAGCAGGGATGTCCTTGTCCTTGGGTGCAGGGTCTCTCTCCCAGGGCCACTCAGGCTTTCTCAGCCCAGGTACTGAGGTTTGAGGTTATTGAGACGTGAGGGCTTAGCAAGGTGAGGACTAAGGGGTGGCTGGAAAAATTCCAGTGAGATCCAAGCAAAGCCCAACGTGACTGATTGCGCTCAGCTGACTGCAGGGGTCTCTGGAGAAGGAAACCCAGAGACTCCAGCACGCCAGGGCCCCTCCCCACCATGCACtcgttccctctttttctctgagGACTCATGACATGTCACGAAAATGCAGCTCCCAGCCTGCAAGGAGCTGTGGGCCGGCACACCTCCTGCGCCAGGGGCGCGCCCCCTGGAGGGCTGACGCTGCCATCGCTGCCATTTGAGGCTGGATCTCGCtgtgtcctgtgcactgtagggtgTTGGGCTGCgtccctcacccccacccatTAGATAGATGCCAGGAACACGCCTCCCACCCCCCAGCTGCGACAAAATTGTTTCTAGTTGTTGTGAGATGTCCCCTGGGTGGGAATGGAGAGGGGAAGAACCCTCCTGAGTTGAGAACCTTGCTCCTTCACCCTCCACATGAGGGTAGAAGGCAGACCCCAGACTCTCCTGCATCAGGGTTTCAGGATGAAGGTCCTCAGCCCCCACTCACTCCACCTCTTGACCAACCTCAGGCTGAGGTCCATAGTCAAAGAGCTTGGTTCTTCCACCCGGCACTTCCCCACCCGTCCAGCACTTccagcgatctgcctgcctcagcctcccaaagtgctgggatcacagcacCCTCTGTGCCAGACCCTAACTTTTCCTAGATTAAACTTATTATAGATTGCATGTCTCTAACCTGAAaggctccaaaatctgaaactttttgagcgcCCAcgacaagtggaaaattccacacctgacctcatgggACAAGTCACAGTCAAAAACTGTGGCTCACGCCCAaattactaaatatataaaattactcTCAGGCTATGTGCCTAAGATGTCTATAAAACATAAATGGATTTTGTGTTTACACTTGGGGCTCATTCCCAAGGTCTCATTATattatgaacatgcaaatattcgAAAACCTGAAAtccgaaacacttctggtcccaggcaTTTAGGttaaggaatactcaacctgtattactTGTGTAGtagaacagaaaacacaaaaaggtctattttttttttttttttttttgagacggagtctcgctctgtcgcccaggctggagtgcagtggtgtgatctcagctcactgcaagctccgcctcctgggttcacgccactctcctgcctcagcctcccgagtagctgagactacaggtgcccgccaccacgcctggctaatttttttgtattttcagtagagacggggtttcaccgtgttagccaggatggtctcgatctcctgacctcgtgattcacccacctcggcctccc is a window encoding:
- the TK1 gene encoding thymidine kinase, cytosolic isoform X1 — protein: MAAGPARDWPARRGLRRSAREPGAYCGTAVESSRVRELPGGAMSCINLPTVLPGSPSKTRGQIQVILGPMFSGKSTELMRRVRRFQIAQYKCLVIKYAKDTRYSSSFCTHDRNTMEALPACLLRDVAQEALGVAVIGIDEGQFFPDIVEFCEAMANAGKTVIVAALDGTFQRKPFGAILNLVPLAESVVKLTAVCMECFREAAYTKRLGTEKEVAPPAFPAGRRGGGMALPPSCPGPSPIPCPCGQVEVIGGADKYHSVCRLCYFKKASGQPAGPDNKENCPVPGKPGEAVAARKLFAPQQILQCSPAN